A stretch of Ranitomeya variabilis isolate aRanVar5 chromosome 3, aRanVar5.hap1, whole genome shotgun sequence DNA encodes these proteins:
- the LOC143817093 gene encoding spartin-like isoform X1, translating into MEKQPLAEMQDNALIRSIEEEYRKAFVYINKGLNTDETGYKEEARNFYKQGQEHLIRGLSVSLQGPECTGPAWDAARQMQGKMRETLENINTRLNILQQSMSGPPANPPTVGASAPVPTIYPSLPAKEKEKPERPTPPTLPPFPSEPVNGVSCIAQNSGAAMDPHVAGVSAPPAYTPQATDGHYMVSYGTESGEHSIFGDEFYAMPTQPPPVQSLGVDAEELILIPRGVQIFYVTPDGLVSAPSYPGYLRIINFMDTSSEMDPNRPPAFLQVCDWLYPLMSNQSPVLLSNNGVYMFPDLMSQLPGSYVGVVLSAELPAADLELFEDLMKQMSDLRIQPGEASGEVIDLTRTIHVISMLEPEPTPKEEEEQPPWSEKVAQGIRQGASWLSSGLVKGAELTEKNIHKGATKLREHIQPGDKPIEVSPTVAKGLNIAKQATGGAVKVSHFLVDGVCAVASCVGRELGPHVKKYGSKLLPESLKKDKDGKSPLDGAMVVATSGVQGFATVWQGLEYAAKNVTKSVASETVHTVNYKYGKDAGQATDDAVNSAINVGVTALTIDYLGVKAIVKKSETKVKEEHDKKDPH; encoded by the exons ATGGAAAAGCAGCCCCTAGCGGAGATGCAGGACAACGCTTTAATACGAAGTATCGAGGAAGAATACAGGAAAGCGTTTGTCTACATTAACAAAGGTTTGAACACCGATGAGACCGGATACAAGGAAGAAGCTCGCAACTTTTACAAGCAAGGCCAGGAGCATCTGATAAGAGGACTAAGTGTCTCCTTACAGGGACCGGAGTGCACCGGACCAGCATGGGATGCCGCCAGACAAATGCAAGGGAAAATGcgagagaccctggagaacatcaaTACCAGACTGAATATCTTACAGCAGAGCATGTCAGGACCCCCTGCAAACCCTCCCACTGTGGGTGCATCTGCCCCAGTGCCAACAATATATCCATCACTGCCAGCAAAAGAGAAAGAAAAACCTGAAAGGCCAACACCGCCAACGTTACCACCATTTCCTTCAGAGCCAGTGAATGGGGTCTCGTGTATAGCACAGAACAGTGGAGCAGCAATGGATCCGCACGTAGCGGGGGTCTCCGCACCCCCAGCATATACCCCCCAGGCCACAGATGGACATTACATGGTTTCTTATGGGACTGAGTCTGGGGAACATTCGATATTCGGGGATGAGTTTTACGCTATGCCCACACAGCCACCGCCAGTGCAGAGTCTGGGAGTAGACGCAGAAGAACTGATCCTTATACCCAGGGGAGTCCAGATCTTCTATGTGACACCCGATGGATTAGTGAGCGCCCCCTCATATCCAGGGTATCTCCGTATTATTAACTTTATGGACACCAGTAGTGAAATGGACCCAAACCGCCCTCCTGCTTTCCTACAG GTGTGTGACTGGCTGTACCCGCTCATGTCTAACCAGTCTCCAGTCTTACTCTCTAATAATGGGGTGTACATGTTCCCAGACCTGATGTCGCAGCTCCCCGGCTCTTACGTTGGGGTAGTGCTCTCCGCTGAGCTCCCAGCAGCGGATCTGGAGCTCTTTGAAGACCTAATGAAACAGATGTCCGACCTGAGAATTCAA CCCGGTGAAGCATCAGGTGAAGTCATAGACCTGACTCGGACAATACACGTGATTTCTATGCTTGAGCCTGAGCCGACGCCAAAAGAGGAGGAAGAACAACCTCCATGGAGTGAAAAGGTGGCCCAGGGAATTCGTCAAG GAGCTTCTTGGCTGAGTTCGGGTCTCGTTAAAGGAGCAgaattgactgaaaaaaacattcACAAAGGCGCTACCAAACTAAGAGAGCACATACAGCCCGGGGATAAACCTATCGAGGTCAGTCCCACAGTGGCCAAAGGGCTTAACATAGCCAAGCAAGCCACCGGAGGAGCAGTTAAAGTCAGTCACTTCCTAG TGGATGGAGTCTGTGCTGTTGCAAGTTGTGTTgggagagagctgggaccacacgtGAAGAAATATGGCAGCAAACTTCTCCCTGAATCACTGAAGAAAGACAAGGATGGTAAATCGCCATTGGATGGTGCTATGGTGGTAGCAACAAGTGGAGTACAAG GATTTGCAACGGTTTGGCAGGGTTTAGAGTATGCCGCAAAGAATGTCACCAAGAGTGTGGCCTCAGAGACTGTGCATACGGTCAACTACAA GTATGGAAAAGATGCTGGTCAAGCCACTGATGATGCAGTAAATTCTGCAATCAATGTTGGGGTCACTGCCCTTACTATTGACTATTTAGGTGTAAAGGCAATagtgaaaaaaagtgaaaccaAAGTGAAAGAGGAACATGACAAGAAGGATCCGCACTGA
- the LOC143817093 gene encoding spartin-like isoform X2, with translation MEKQPLAEMQDNALIRSIEEEYRKAFVYINKGLNTDETGYKEEARNFYKQGQEHLIRGLSVSLQGPECTGPAWDAARQMQGKMRETLENINTRLNILQQSMSGPPANPPTVGASAPVPTIYPSLPAKEKEKPERPTPPTLPPFPSEPVNGVSCIAQNSGAAMDPHVAGVSAPPAYTPQATDGHYMVSYGTESGEHSIFGDEFYAMPTQPPPVQSLGVDAEELILIPRGVQIFYVTPDGLVSAPSYPGYLRIINFMDTSSEMDPNRPPAFLQVCDWLYPLMSNQSPVLLSNNGVYMFPDLMSQLPGSYVGVVLSAELPAADLELFEDLMKQMSDLRIQPGEASGEVIDLTRTIHVISMLEPEPTPKEEEEQPPWSEKVAQGIRQGASWLSSGLVKGAELTEKNIHKGATKLREHIQPGDKPIEVSPTVAKGLNIAKQATGGAVKVSHFLVDGVCAVASCVGRELGPHVKKYGSKLLPESLKKDKDGKSPLDGAMVVATSGVQGMEKMLVKPLMMQ, from the exons ATGGAAAAGCAGCCCCTAGCGGAGATGCAGGACAACGCTTTAATACGAAGTATCGAGGAAGAATACAGGAAAGCGTTTGTCTACATTAACAAAGGTTTGAACACCGATGAGACCGGATACAAGGAAGAAGCTCGCAACTTTTACAAGCAAGGCCAGGAGCATCTGATAAGAGGACTAAGTGTCTCCTTACAGGGACCGGAGTGCACCGGACCAGCATGGGATGCCGCCAGACAAATGCAAGGGAAAATGcgagagaccctggagaacatcaaTACCAGACTGAATATCTTACAGCAGAGCATGTCAGGACCCCCTGCAAACCCTCCCACTGTGGGTGCATCTGCCCCAGTGCCAACAATATATCCATCACTGCCAGCAAAAGAGAAAGAAAAACCTGAAAGGCCAACACCGCCAACGTTACCACCATTTCCTTCAGAGCCAGTGAATGGGGTCTCGTGTATAGCACAGAACAGTGGAGCAGCAATGGATCCGCACGTAGCGGGGGTCTCCGCACCCCCAGCATATACCCCCCAGGCCACAGATGGACATTACATGGTTTCTTATGGGACTGAGTCTGGGGAACATTCGATATTCGGGGATGAGTTTTACGCTATGCCCACACAGCCACCGCCAGTGCAGAGTCTGGGAGTAGACGCAGAAGAACTGATCCTTATACCCAGGGGAGTCCAGATCTTCTATGTGACACCCGATGGATTAGTGAGCGCCCCCTCATATCCAGGGTATCTCCGTATTATTAACTTTATGGACACCAGTAGTGAAATGGACCCAAACCGCCCTCCTGCTTTCCTACAG GTGTGTGACTGGCTGTACCCGCTCATGTCTAACCAGTCTCCAGTCTTACTCTCTAATAATGGGGTGTACATGTTCCCAGACCTGATGTCGCAGCTCCCCGGCTCTTACGTTGGGGTAGTGCTCTCCGCTGAGCTCCCAGCAGCGGATCTGGAGCTCTTTGAAGACCTAATGAAACAGATGTCCGACCTGAGAATTCAA CCCGGTGAAGCATCAGGTGAAGTCATAGACCTGACTCGGACAATACACGTGATTTCTATGCTTGAGCCTGAGCCGACGCCAAAAGAGGAGGAAGAACAACCTCCATGGAGTGAAAAGGTGGCCCAGGGAATTCGTCAAG GAGCTTCTTGGCTGAGTTCGGGTCTCGTTAAAGGAGCAgaattgactgaaaaaaacattcACAAAGGCGCTACCAAACTAAGAGAGCACATACAGCCCGGGGATAAACCTATCGAGGTCAGTCCCACAGTGGCCAAAGGGCTTAACATAGCCAAGCAAGCCACCGGAGGAGCAGTTAAAGTCAGTCACTTCCTAG TGGATGGAGTCTGTGCTGTTGCAAGTTGTGTTgggagagagctgggaccacacgtGAAGAAATATGGCAGCAAACTTCTCCCTGAATCACTGAAGAAAGACAAGGATGGTAAATCGCCATTGGATGGTGCTATGGTGGTAGCAACAAGTGGAGTACAAG GTATGGAAAAGATGCTGGTCAAGCCACTGATGATGCAGTAA